In a single window of the Bacteroides acidifaciens genome:
- a CDS encoding RagB/SusD family nutrient uptake outer membrane protein → MIKNIIIGISMVLFAAGFAGCADWVNVTPKDQVESDKLFNSELGYKSALIGIYARMTLDETYGKSMTYGSVEFLVQRYDNYGSNIPTEEQRAQRYDYKNNESAKNMVNGLWVNLFCTIGNINNLLQNLENGGRNIVTTDGYWTLMKGEALGLRAFHYFDLLRLYGPIYSEDPEMACLPWRTEFNDEAKSLLPASRIAQNILHDLEEAEELLKDDNLYYQNNLDDVFLGYRKHRMNKMAVKALMARVYLWIGDKANAALKAKEVIDGCGFTLAMDNTKDVSLYEETIFGLGRDDMETKVKNDWAELTRYANELYISNENCEQVFNKQNIGINDIRYKNGYGFIHGENGRMCRKYLGREVEYKEKIPLIRLSEMYYILAESVSLEESVTYINQVRNARGISRSNNLVANSAYNEQARRDALNEEYQKEFFAEGQWFYFLKRNNYHTFWRCPTTVPSMTKYYVLPTPDDEIEYGVGAQE, encoded by the coding sequence ATGATAAAGAATATAATTATAGGGATAAGTATGGTACTCTTTGCTGCCGGCTTTGCCGGTTGTGCCGACTGGGTGAATGTGACCCCGAAAGACCAGGTGGAGAGCGATAAACTGTTCAATAGCGAACTTGGTTACAAGAGTGCCCTTATAGGTATCTACGCACGTATGACGCTGGACGAAACATACGGTAAGAGCATGACATACGGTTCGGTGGAATTCTTGGTGCAACGGTACGACAACTACGGAAGCAACATCCCTACCGAAGAACAACGCGCACAGCGCTATGATTATAAGAACAACGAAAGTGCCAAGAATATGGTGAACGGTCTGTGGGTAAACCTCTTCTGTACCATCGGCAACATCAACAACCTGCTGCAAAACCTTGAAAACGGAGGCAGGAACATCGTCACCACCGACGGATACTGGACACTGATGAAAGGGGAAGCCTTAGGACTTCGTGCGTTTCATTACTTCGACCTGCTCCGTCTCTACGGTCCTATCTATAGCGAAGACCCGGAAATGGCGTGTCTGCCCTGGCGTACGGAGTTTAACGACGAAGCAAAGTCGTTGTTGCCTGCCAGCCGCATTGCCCAGAACATTCTGCACGATTTGGAGGAAGCGGAAGAACTGTTGAAAGACGACAACCTCTACTATCAGAACAACCTCGACGATGTATTCTTGGGATACCGCAAGCACCGCATGAACAAGATGGCGGTGAAAGCCTTGATGGCACGTGTCTATTTATGGATTGGCGACAAAGCCAATGCTGCGTTGAAGGCTAAGGAAGTGATTGACGGATGCGGCTTTACGCTTGCAATGGACAATACCAAAGATGTTTCTCTTTACGAAGAGACGATTTTCGGATTGGGACGTGACGATATGGAGACGAAAGTAAAGAACGACTGGGCGGAACTGACCAGATATGCCAACGAACTTTATATATCCAACGAAAACTGCGAACAGGTATTCAACAAGCAGAACATAGGTATTAATGACATCCGTTACAAAAACGGATACGGATTCATACATGGAGAAAACGGAAGAATGTGCCGCAAGTATCTGGGACGCGAAGTGGAATATAAAGAGAAGATTCCTTTGATTCGTTTGTCGGAAATGTATTACATCCTGGCCGAAAGTGTCAGTCTTGAAGAGAGTGTCACTTACATCAATCAGGTGCGCAACGCACGCGGAATCTCGCGTTCCAACAATCTGGTAGCCAATAGCGCCTACAACGAACAGGCCCGCCGGGATGCGTTGAACGAAGAGTATCAGAAAGAATTCTTCGCAGAGGGACAGTGGTTCTATTTCCTGAAACGTAACAACTACCATACCTTTTGGCGTTGTCCCACCACGGTACCGTCTATGACAAAATACTACGTGTTGCCTACGCCGGACGACGAGATAGAATACGGAGTGGGAGCACAGGAATGA
- a CDS encoding SusC/RagA family TonB-linked outer membrane protein, whose protein sequence is MQKKNYKKGMRCYSLLLLGMMLFFVGSVANAQKQVDYQTTRITVKATNEAVEQVLNKVGSLANVRFFYNHSELDFLKNVTIDVKDMELRGVISVIFAEHPVSVAYQPNRTIVLRKAVKQQKNMQKVSGVVIDAQTGEPLAGASIVLKEQKGVGVTTNMDGQFHIEMLPGSATALLFSYVGYQQEEVRLANRDLSKLKVKLTPMANEIEGVVVTGMAPRKAAGFTGRYVTVKAEDLKRINPNNLLEALQVFDPSFRIVDQNQYGSDPNRLPEFNLRGDVQLGSSSASSFNMMMGDYSNRPNMPLFILDGFETSLQRIVDIDPERIESITILKDAAGTTLYGSKASNGVIVFETKKPAPGKLNISYSANIGISVPDLSDYDLMNASEKLEYERAAGLFNSVSLMNYYNEKKKEILRGVDTYWLSQPLRTAVTHRHTLHLEGGDEAIRYSLGVNYGNEFGVMKASGRENMGLSFNLQYRYKNLNISNSLSVENTEGNNSPYGAFSAYSKMNPYYRLTDENGKYQRIIETKPMPSGSAQQVITNPLYDTQFPYKDMNRNFSVIDNFSLEYFLLENLRVQGQLSFTRSNGRNEQFRSANHTMFAKEEDITKRGSYERNLGESTSWDANASINYNLVRNKHGLFVSARWNVSNRVSDGVVLSAKGFPNDNMTDFLYAHKMEDRVSGSESTQRSVGVLGSLNYMYDQRFSVDVNVHGDLSSQFGNDTGMAPFWSTGLRWNMHEEKWLKGTPVSNLALYVNIGTTGSQSYSPYQAKETYSYSDLMFPYPSGDTLGAQLMGLGNPSLGWSKTTSKTASAELGLWNGRLNFTGSYYHNYTDAMLLENNVQPSTGFASVTRNVGAVLNEGVEFSLSSLLINDYKRQIQWSVGINAAHNRNVIKKLSNELKKMNEKNLSERNGTPPVYEEGQSTSVIKLVPSLGIDPATGKELFLTRDGEKTFVWDPKDKIAVGDTEPKIRGAISSSLTWKQLTAGLAFTYQLGADRVNETLINKIENAEISNNVDRRAGGPDRWSTTNRYAKYKGMGLYSQNTPSSTRFLQKYNEFALNSISVGYRLDPKQIKFLKTCRVASMSLTASMQDIFHFSTVKQERGLDYPYARSFNLSVSLLFN, encoded by the coding sequence ATGCAGAAAAAGAACTACAAAAAGGGCATGAGGTGCTATTCTTTGTTACTGCTTGGAATGATGCTGTTTTTCGTAGGCAGTGTTGCTAATGCGCAAAAACAAGTGGATTATCAGACAACAAGAATCACTGTTAAGGCAACGAATGAAGCTGTGGAGCAAGTGCTTAATAAAGTAGGAAGCCTTGCTAATGTACGCTTCTTTTACAATCATTCGGAATTGGATTTTCTTAAGAATGTGACGATTGATGTGAAAGATATGGAACTGAGGGGGGTGATTTCTGTTATTTTTGCAGAACATCCTGTCAGTGTAGCTTACCAGCCTAACCGCACAATTGTGTTGCGTAAAGCTGTGAAGCAACAGAAGAATATGCAAAAAGTGTCAGGTGTAGTAATCGATGCCCAGACTGGCGAGCCTCTTGCCGGTGCCAGTATTGTGCTGAAAGAGCAGAAGGGCGTGGGGGTGACTACCAATATGGACGGACAGTTCCACATCGAGATGCTTCCGGGCAGTGCCACTGCCTTACTGTTCTCCTATGTGGGTTACCAGCAGGAGGAAGTGCGGCTTGCCAACCGTGACTTGAGCAAACTGAAAGTGAAACTGACACCGATGGCGAACGAGATAGAAGGTGTTGTGGTGACCGGTATGGCTCCCCGTAAGGCGGCAGGATTTACCGGACGTTATGTGACAGTGAAGGCGGAAGATTTGAAACGCATAAATCCCAATAACCTGTTGGAAGCACTTCAGGTCTTCGACCCCAGCTTTCGCATCGTAGACCAAAACCAGTATGGCTCCGACCCGAACCGCTTGCCTGAGTTTAATTTGCGTGGTGACGTGCAGTTGGGCTCCAGCAGCGCCAGTTCTTTCAATATGATGATGGGCGACTATTCCAATCGTCCCAATATGCCGCTTTTTATCCTCGACGGTTTCGAGACTTCGTTGCAACGTATCGTAGACATCGACCCCGAGCGTATCGAATCCATTACGATTCTGAAAGATGCGGCGGGTACTACCCTCTACGGCTCAAAGGCCTCCAACGGCGTTATCGTGTTTGAAACGAAGAAACCCGCTCCTGGAAAACTGAACATCAGCTATAGTGCCAATATCGGTATTTCCGTGCCTGACCTTTCGGACTATGATTTGATGAATGCTTCGGAAAAATTGGAGTATGAACGTGCTGCCGGACTCTTCAATTCGGTGAGCCTGATGAACTATTACAATGAAAAGAAAAAAGAAATTTTGCGCGGAGTAGATACATATTGGTTGTCGCAGCCGCTTCGTACGGCAGTGACACATCGCCACACGCTGCATCTGGAAGGCGGCGATGAAGCGATTCGCTATAGCTTGGGAGTGAACTATGGCAATGAGTTCGGTGTAATGAAGGCCTCCGGCCGCGAGAATATGGGATTGTCGTTCAATCTGCAATACCGCTATAAGAACTTGAATATCAGTAATTCTCTTTCTGTCGAAAACACCGAAGGAAACAACTCTCCTTACGGGGCTTTCTCAGCCTACAGCAAGATGAATCCTTATTATCGCCTGACCGACGAAAACGGTAAATACCAACGCATCATCGAGACGAAGCCTATGCCTTCGGGCAGCGCGCAGCAGGTGATTACGAATCCGCTCTACGATACACAGTTCCCGTACAAGGACATGAACCGTAACTTTAGCGTGATTGACAATTTCTCTTTGGAATATTTCCTGTTGGAGAACCTGCGTGTGCAGGGACAACTCTCCTTTACCCGTTCAAACGGCCGTAACGAGCAGTTCCGTTCTGCCAACCATACCATGTTTGCTAAGGAAGAGGACATCACCAAGCGCGGTTCCTATGAACGTAACCTCGGCGAATCCACCAGTTGGGACGCCAATGCTTCTATCAACTACAACCTCGTTCGCAACAAGCACGGACTGTTTGTCAGTGCGCGCTGGAATGTATCCAACCGTGTGAGCGACGGTGTAGTTCTCTCGGCAAAAGGATTCCCCAACGACAACATGACCGACTTCTTGTATGCGCATAAGATGGAAGACCGCGTATCCGGCAGCGAGAGTACACAGCGTAGTGTGGGCGTACTCGGTTCGCTCAACTATATGTACGACCAGCGTTTCTCCGTAGACGTGAATGTGCACGGCGACCTTTCCTCACAGTTTGGTAACGATACGGGAATGGCACCTTTCTGGTCTACCGGTTTGCGTTGGAATATGCACGAAGAGAAATGGCTGAAAGGCACACCCGTTTCCAACTTGGCACTCTATGTCAATATCGGTACCACCGGTTCGCAAAGCTACTCGCCCTATCAGGCAAAAGAGACTTATTCCTACTCCGACCTGATGTTCCCTTATCCCTCCGGCGATACGTTGGGAGCGCAGCTTATGGGATTGGGCAATCCTTCGTTGGGATGGTCGAAAACCACCAGCAAGACAGCGAGTGCGGAATTGGGCTTGTGGAACGGCAGGCTGAACTTTACAGGTTCTTACTACCATAATTATACGGACGCGATGTTGCTGGAGAACAACGTACAGCCTTCTACCGGTTTTGCTTCCGTTACCCGCAACGTGGGTGCCGTGTTGAATGAAGGTGTAGAGTTTTCTCTGAGCAGTCTGCTGATTAATGATTACAAGCGTCAGATTCAGTGGTCGGTAGGTATCAATGCTGCCCATAACCGCAACGTTATCAAGAAGCTATCCAACGAACTGAAGAAGATGAACGAGAAAAACCTGAGCGAACGCAACGGCACACCGCCCGTCTATGAAGAAGGACAGTCTACTTCCGTGATTAAGTTGGTTCCTTCGTTGGGTATCGACCCTGCCACGGGCAAGGAGTTGTTCCTCACACGCGACGGAGAGAAAACCTTTGTGTGGGATCCCAAAGACAAGATTGCCGTAGGAGATACGGAACCGAAGATTCGCGGTGCCATCAGTTCTTCGCTCACCTGGAAACAACTGACAGCCGGATTGGCTTTCACCTATCAGTTGGGAGCCGACCGCGTGAACGAGACATTGATTAATAAAATCGAGAATGCCGAAATATCCAACAACGTAGACCGCCGTGCGGGTGGACCCGACCGTTGGAGCACGACAAACCGTTATGCCAAGTATAAAGGAATGGGACTGTATAGCCAGAACACCCCGTCCAGCACACGTTTCTTGCAGAAATACAATGAATTTGCGTTGAACTCCATCTCTGTGGGGTATCGTCTGGACCCGAAACAAATCAAATTCCTGAAAACTTGCCGCGTGGCGAGTATGTCGCTCACGGCTTCCATGCAGGATATTTTCCATTTTTCTACAGTGAAACAGGAGCGAGGGCTGGATTACCCCTATGCAAGAAGTTTCAACCTGTCTGTGTCTTTATTGTTTAACTAA